In the genome of Fibrobacter sp. UBA4297, the window CGAACTAAATGCGCTCCGTAGGAGCGCCAAGTAGAAAATTCCCCCACCATTATCAAATCAATACAAGAAAATCCAGCCAACCTGGAACTTGGTGCGCTTGTCATTTAGCGGAAGCCCTTCCGGTGCATATTCCAAATACAAACCCCAGGGATGTTTCTTTTCTCAAAAAGCGCTGATGCCAAACGTCAACACATTCGTACGGTGCGCATACCCCGGGTAGTTTTCCCTGCCCTTATCACTTGTCCAATCCGAAAACATCTCGTTTTTAGCATTCGATCCGCCGCTATTGAAAGCGACCCGTTCGTAATTGACGTAAGCTCCCAAAGAAAACACTTCACCGAGATCAAACATTGCACCGCCGCCAACGTTGTACAAAATAAAGCCGTCAAAACGCCCCTTCGGATTATTCACTTTAGGCTCATAATTTTCTTTTTGTTCATTGGAATAATATCCACCCACAAAAGAGACTCCCGCCCCTAAATATGCAGGGCCAATCCATTGCACAACACTCGGACGCACCCCAATATCCATCGGAATGGAAATCGGGACAGACAAGAACAATCCCCCTTTTTGCCCAGCCAACGAGTAATCAAATGACAAAAGTTCAACTTTCGCATTGACAGCAAGCCCTATCATAGATTTCGAATGATGCGGCGACGAAACTTCCCTACTTTCATCACCAGCATAGACTCCCCCCGCTTCCACATAATGGTATTTTTTCTGATTCGTCGAATACTTGAGGACAGCGGCTTCTCCCAGCAAGTTTCCAGACGATGTCGCAGCGCATCCCGAGAACATCAAAGACGACAAACACAAAAACATAAATTCCGCACAAATTCTTTTTATACTAGACAAATTCATTTATTTCTCCTTCCGCAAAAAGGCGGTTTTTATACAAAAAACAAAATAAAAATTCATCGTCCACATATTCCAAGTTGGAATATGTAAAAAAGGCCGCTTTTAAAAATTTCTGTTCCAATGTAATAAAATTATATATAATAGACATATAGGGAGCAATGGTCTCAAGCCTCCAACTATGCTGGAAAGTAAGAAAACCGTTAGTCCTTTTTGGACTATCGAGGTTGATTGTAAACCTTGAATTTACAATTTCTTGATAGCTATATTAGCGGCTAATCCATTTGACAAAATCAAAAAACAGAGGTACGAAAATGGCAGTAGAAGACAATTACAAAGTTGGACATGTCATCATGATAACCCTTTCCGCCGCCATCGGAGGGTTCCTATTCGGTTTTGACTCGTCCGTGATTAACGGCGCAAACGTTGCGCTTAAGGGCTACTTCAACTGCAACGACATGCAGCTTGGCCTTGCGGTTTCTCTCGCATTGATCGGCGCTGCCATCGGTGCATATTTCGCCGGCCGTCTGGCAGATAAGTTTGGACGTGTACGTTGCATGCTCGCAGCGTCCGTCCTTTTCTTTATCAGCGCCATCGGTTCCGGCCTCCCGTTCACCATCTACGACTTCATCGCCTGGCGTGTGATTGGCGGTGTGGGTATCGGTGTAGCATCTATCATCGCCCCGATTTACATTGCCGAAACCTCCCCAGCGCATTTGCGTGGGCGTCTAGGTTCCATGCAGCAGTTCGCCATCGTTATCGGTATCTTTGTTGCCCTCCTTTCCAACTACATCATTGTCCGCATTTCGGGTTCCGCAAGTAACACGATCATGGGCATCCATTCCTGGAAGGTGATGTTCTGGGTCGAAGCCATCCCGGCATTCCTTTACGGTGTCGCCGCCTGGCAGCTCCCGGAATCCCCGCGTTTCCTTGTGAGCAAGGGCCGCATCGAAGAAGCTCAGAAAGTGCTTTCGATGATCGCATCTGTGGGCATTGCAGAAAAGACGCAAGAAATCCAAGATTCCTTCAAGAACAACAAGCCGGCAAAGCTTTCGGACCTCCTCGAAACAGTCGCAGGCAAGAAGCGCATCGCTCCGATTGTCTGGGCGGGTCTCGGACTTGCCATCCTCCAGCAGCTTGTGGGTATCAACGTTATCTTCTACTACGGTTCCATGCTTTGGCAGAGTGTCGGTTTCGGTGAAAGCGATGCATTCCTCACGAGCGTGATTTCTAGCGCCATCAACTTGACCATGACAATTGCTGCAATCCTCCTTATCGATAAGATTGGTCGTAAGCCGCTTTTGCTCATCGGTTCTGCCGGTATGACCGTAACGCTTGGCATTCTCGCCTGCTGCTTCCTCTTCGGTTCCGACGCTAGCGGTAACCTCGTCGGTTCTAGCGGCGTCTTCGCCCTCCTCGCCGCAAACTTCTACGTGGCATTCTTTGCCGCCACGTGGGGCCCGGTGATGTGGGTGATGCTCGGCGAAATGTTCAACAACCGCATCCGTGCCGTGGCTATCGCAATATGTGGCCTCGCCCAGTGGGGTGCAAACTTCCTGGTCAGCTGGTCTTTCCCGGTTCTCGTCGGCAAGGACGGCATCGGCATCGGCCCGACCTACTTGATTTACACGACCTTTGCGGCAATAAGCTTTGTGTTCGTCGCCAAGCTGGTGAACGAAACCAAGGGCAAGAAGCTCGAAGCGATGTAATCCTAAACCCGCTGAACACTCTTAAAAGCAAAGTCTCGGAGCTCCCCTCCGAGACTTTTTGTTAAATCATTCCGAATGGGACGATACAAGAGCCTATATCTTGTATTTTTTTAGCATTATAAGATTATTTTTATAATACTATGGTGTAGTATTATGAAAAAAAAGACGTCAAACAAGTCCACAGCGATAGCACTGGCATGCGGTATCGCATTTGGACTCGCAGGATTCTGCATGGCAGCCCCATTCAGGACCGTTCCCTGGAACGGCCATGTCGGGGCCGTCAGTTTCACATTTGACGACGCTTACGAAACACAGTTTTTGAACTTGAAGCCTTTGCTCGACGCAATGCCCGACGTTCATGTCACCTTCTTCTTGACAGGATTCCAAGACCGCCTGACCAAAAACGCAGAAGGTTTTGCTGCGCTCGCAAACTCCGGAAATGAAATAGGCAACCACACATTGTCACACTGGCGCCTACCGGAAGAAACGGATGACGAACTTGAAGTCGAAATTACCGATTTTGCAGATACCATCGAAGCTGCGCTCGCTAAATATGGCGCCGACGTCAACATCGTCTCTTTCGCAACTCCCGGCTGCGAGAACGGCGAAAACATCAAGAAGGTCATCCAAAAGCGCCACATGATCAACCGCGACTGCGGTTTTGACGGTCGTAACAAATGGGATGTCGAACCGGACTGGATGAGCCTTAAGGCAAAAATCTGGTCACGCACAGATGTCACGGTAAACGAGATGCTGAACGCCTTGGACACAGCTGCCTTTATCGGGACATTCAACAACACAAATCCATTAGAGCCGCAGATTACCGAAGGAACATGGCTTGTCGTCTTACAGCACGACGTTTCGGAAAGGACAATCGACTACCTCTCCATCAATCCGGACGATATAAAGCGTCTTTTTGAACGCGCCGTGAAGAACAAGCTGTGGATAGCGCCACTCGGAACAGTAGCCGCCTACCAGCGGGCGCATTTCATCATCGAGAACGCCACCATGGACAAAATTGACAACGGCTATTCCGTAAAATGGAAAATTCCGCACGAGAGAATGCCCAAAAGCGTTCCCCTCCGCATTCAAATCGATACGACCCGCGTGAGCAGCAAAACGACTCTTGAACAAGACGGCAAAAAGCTGACCCCCGAAAGCGACGGCAGCTACATTATTGAATTCATGTCCCAAAGCCTAATCATGCGGAATACGGGAAACATCCCGCTCCCCAAGGCAAAGCCAAAGAAAGCGATAGCGTCTTATTCAAAATTCACGCTATATGACTTGCGCGGTAAAAAGCTCGGAGCGACAAACGGATTTTCTGTTCCCAAGGACTATCCCAAGGGTATTTACATCATTCGCGCTGAAGCGGAAAAATTGCCAGCTATAACAAAGAAAGTAGCAAAATAAATTTCAGCAAATACAAAAGAAGCCGAGGCATTCGCCCCGGCTTCTGAAATCTTAGGAATTCTTAAGAGAATTACTTCACGTTGACACGGTTCAGTTCAGAACCAATGCGAACGATGTAAGATCCAGCAGTCGGAACCTTGACAGTCAGGTTGCTGCTGAAAGCCATGCCAGCGGCAACGAGCTTGCCCTGCATGTTGTAGACACCGTACGGATTGCCAACCTGAGCACCGTTGATTTCAATCTGCAGGCCGTTAGCACGGACGCTGAAGTGCGGCATCATGGCAACCTTGTAGAGGCTAATCGGATTGTCCTTGATTTCGAGGCCAGTGAGCTTGACCGGGTCAACCGGCTGCTTGGATGCATCGAGGAATTCGACGGACTTGATGGAAAGTTCACCGAGACCGCCCTTGGCATCCTTGACTTCCCACTTGAGACCCTTGATGCAAGTAAGGATTTCAGCGCCTTCCGGTGCATTGTTCTTGCTAACCCAGTCAAGAATATTGATTTCCTTACCAGCGCCAAGGCCATTGAAACCGTATTCATACGGAGTCATGTCATAGGTCACAGCCTTGAATTCTTCAGAGTTGTCAACATAGATACCCGGTTCAGAACCTGCACCAGCGTTTTCAACCTTCTTTTCTTCGTTTTCGTCGGTGATGGTATTGAGGATAGCCATACGAATCGGGCCAGAGGTCTTTGCAGTCACGCGGATGTACTGAATACCAAGTTCCTTGAAGTTCACACCGCAGGACTTGGTAGCCTTGCAATCGTCCTTCTTGAAGGAAACTGCGATACCGGCAGACGGATACTTGAGGAGACCAGCCTTAGCAGCAGCTTCGGTCCATTCCGGTTCCGGTCCGATTTCCATAGAAGCACGGGCAATGACAGAACCGTCATCCAATCTGTAGAGCGGAGATGCGCCAGAATCCGGGACCATATTGGTGCCGATACCGAGCTTGTCGTGGTATGCACCCCAGTTCCAAAGACCAGAAACACCAACAGTCGTATCGCCAAATGCCAAGTGTTCACCATCGCCTTCCTTGATGGACGGAGCCTTGGACGGATCCGGAGTGAACTTTTCAAAGCCGGTCATGTTATAGAAGTTCGGCATGTTACCCGTCACGAGGAGGAGGTAGAGCATGTTCAAAGTAGCCGGATAGTACTTTTCACCAGCGACAGAACCTTCACCGCAACCCTGGGCGGTAGTGCAGCTTTCCTTTTCCTTAAGGACCTTGTAAACCGTACCGAGATAGGTTTCAGCTTCCTTGCTATCGATAGAAGATGTTGCAAGGCCGAGACCGCCGGAGAACGTAGAAGAAACAAAGTTACGTTCGTCGCTCTTGTCAGCCATGAAGATGCCACCAGTGTACTTATAACCAGAATTTACGCCACTAGCCGTGCGGGTTTCCGGAATGAGCCAGTCCACAATCTTCTTGTTGAAAGCCTGAGCCTTGGTATCACCGTACCAGTAATATGCCCATGCCATACGCCACGGCGTACGGGCTGCGTCATCGTAGAAACCAATGTCATTGGCAACGGCTGCATTCGTCAACACCGGCTTATGGGAACTCCAGTCGCACCAGTCCGGAACAAGACCAGTCTTGGAATCCTGGCAAGCGTTCAAGTCCGTATAAGCCTGAGAGATGACGCTAGACCAAGAACCACCGGCAACATCCTGGAAAAGCTGGAAATTGGCAGTCGTTGCATAGCTCGGGTTGAAAGCGTTGTTCCACTGGTTACCCGGCTTAATCTTGTTGCTTTCGATATCGTTAGAAGCAATCCAACTGATAAGGGACTTACCGGCAGTGAGGTAAGAAGCGTCATTCCACTGCTTGGAAGCCATCACGAGAGCGAGAGCGGCATCGAAGTCAGCGTCAGATGCGGTACCCGAGCCACCGTCGCAGCCAATACGCCAGTTCATACCGCCATTGGCACCAGCGCTGTTGCCAGTCCAAGTCTTATAAAGATTCTTGAAAACATCCTGATCGTCCATGTAGACGGAAATCAACATACCGTATGCAATAGCTTCGGAAACAGTAGAGCAAGTTCCTTCCGGAGCGAGCACCCAACCATTGGAAGCCTTGTACCAAGCTTGCTTCCACTTTGCATAGTGGGACTTGATCATGTCCGTATCGGCGTATTCAATAATCTTGCCGTGCGGATACTTCGTGTTCTGCGGAAACGGGAAACTTCCTGCAGCAGATGCTGTCACTGCAGTTGCGGCTGCGAGGCCCAGCATAACTTTTACCAAATTCTTCATATGAATTCCTTTTAAAAAAAGATTTCACCCATCCAACCTAAAAGATAGTTTGATAGCACGTCAAAAATCAACCCTTCTTTTGTAAAAGGATTGACATAATGCGTAAAATCACACGAAAAGTGTTCTTAAAATGTTCCTTTCCGTCACGCTACGTTAACATTTTTTTGCATAACGGAACTTATTGTTTCGAGAACCTTTGATACTATGAACGGCTTTGTAAGATGCTCATCCATTCCCGCCGCTAGGGATTTTTGCCGATCTTCTTCAAAAGCATTTGCGGAGATGGCGATAATCGGAATATGCACACCGGGATAAAGCTTGCGAATAGCACGAGTCGCCTCGTAGCCGCCCATCACCGGCATCTGCACATCCATCAGGATGCAGTCGTAATAATCCGGGGCATGTTCACGTACTTTAGTCACCGCCTCAAGTCCGTTTTCTGCAACCTCCACAATCATCTGGTTGTCATGCAAAAGGTCTTGCGCAATTTCCCGGTTGAACGCGTTGTCTTCAACAAGAAGCACGCGCTTTTCCTTCAGGGCAGCGCAATCCGTTTCACATTTTCCCGCAGGAACCAGGTCCACATCGCTTTCTGTCGCAATTTTGAACTGCGTACGCACATGGACCGTCGTTCCAAGCCCAATTTCACTCTGGATATCGATTTCGGCCCCCATCATATCGGCAAGCCGTTTCACTATCGTCATGCCAAGACCAGTCCCCATCACGCCACTTTGCGTAGACGATTGCTCACGGGAAAATTCGTCATAAATATGCTCAAGAAATTCCTTCGACATCCCAAGTCCGTTATCGCTGATTTCAAAGTCAAATACAGTATAGCCATCGACTTGACACGGACGTTCTTCAAAGGAGAATACCACACGGCCACCATACGGCGTAAACTTCTGGGCATTAGAAATAATGTTGTACATAATCTGACGAAGGCCGCTAGCATACGCCATGACAAACTTGTTCCTTATCGATGGAAATTCCCAAATAAACGAAATATTCTTTTGGCGCATCATGGGTTCGCACGACTCGCAAAGTTCCTTCATGCAGGAAGGAATATTCACCATACGCTCGCTAAGGACCATCTGTCCGGACTCAATTTTTGCCATATCCAGAACTTCCTCGACAAGCTGGAGCAAGTAGCCTCCCGATATGCGGATTTTGCGAAGCGCATCCAAAATATCCGCACGGTTATCGACGTGACGTTCGGCGCGTTCCGTATAACCGATAATCGCATTCATCGGCGTTCTAATATCGTGGCTCATATTGAGCAAAAACTTCGACTTCGCTTCTTTCGCTTCGACGGCAAATGCGTTTGCCTCTCGCAGCCTCATGTCCAGTTCATTTTGACGGTTCTTCAGTTTACGCCTAAACGCAATCCAGACAAGAGAGCCGACCAGCGCCATCCCGAGAACGCCAAAAATTACGCCAAACGCGGTTGCGACTTTAGACTGTTCATGAATTGCGACCCCAGCAAAATCCGGCATACGGAACCCAGCATACTTAGTAATCTTTGACCGAACAACATTGGGCGAAACAGCCAGCACGCCCTTCGTCAAGATAGACGCAAGTTCACGCGGGAACGAACGCGGCACGGCAATGCACATTCCGTATAGCAAGCTATCATAACCGGCAAGCACCTGTTCATGCAAATATGGCGGAGTAAACACCCACGAATCGTCGCCGCCCTCCAAGCCATAAGAGCCATCAAGAA includes:
- a CDS encoding sugar porter family MFS transporter → MAVEDNYKVGHVIMITLSAAIGGFLFGFDSSVINGANVALKGYFNCNDMQLGLAVSLALIGAAIGAYFAGRLADKFGRVRCMLAASVLFFISAIGSGLPFTIYDFIAWRVIGGVGIGVASIIAPIYIAETSPAHLRGRLGSMQQFAIVIGIFVALLSNYIIVRISGSASNTIMGIHSWKVMFWVEAIPAFLYGVAAWQLPESPRFLVSKGRIEEAQKVLSMIASVGIAEKTQEIQDSFKNNKPAKLSDLLETVAGKKRIAPIVWAGLGLAILQQLVGINVIFYYGSMLWQSVGFGESDAFLTSVISSAINLTMTIAAILLIDKIGRKPLLLIGSAGMTVTLGILACCFLFGSDASGNLVGSSGVFALLAANFYVAFFAATWGPVMWVMLGEMFNNRIRAVAIAICGLAQWGANFLVSWSFPVLVGKDGIGIGPTYLIYTTFAAISFVFVAKLVNETKGKKLEAM
- a CDS encoding polysaccharide deacetylase family protein, with translation MKKKTSNKSTAIALACGIAFGLAGFCMAAPFRTVPWNGHVGAVSFTFDDAYETQFLNLKPLLDAMPDVHVTFFLTGFQDRLTKNAEGFAALANSGNEIGNHTLSHWRLPEETDDELEVEITDFADTIEAALAKYGADVNIVSFATPGCENGENIKKVIQKRHMINRDCGFDGRNKWDVEPDWMSLKAKIWSRTDVTVNEMLNALDTAAFIGTFNNTNPLEPQITEGTWLVVLQHDVSERTIDYLSINPDDIKRLFERAVKNKLWIAPLGTVAAYQRAHFIIENATMDKIDNGYSVKWKIPHERMPKSVPLRIQIDTTRVSSKTTLEQDGKKLTPESDGSYIIEFMSQSLIMRNTGNIPLPKAKPKKAIASYSKFTLYDLRGKKLGATNGFSVPKDYPKGIYIIRAEAEKLPAITKKVAK
- a CDS encoding glycosyl hydrolase family 8, producing the protein MKNLVKVMLGLAAATAVTASAAGSFPFPQNTKYPHGKIIEYADTDMIKSHYAKWKQAWYKASNGWVLAPEGTCSTVSEAIAYGMLISVYMDDQDVFKNLYKTWTGNSAGANGGMNWRIGCDGGSGTASDADFDAALALVMASKQWNDASYLTAGKSLISWIASNDIESNKIKPGNQWNNAFNPSYATTANFQLFQDVAGGSWSSVISQAYTDLNACQDSKTGLVPDWCDWSSHKPVLTNAAVANDIGFYDDAARTPWRMAWAYYWYGDTKAQAFNKKIVDWLIPETRTASGVNSGYKYTGGIFMADKSDERNFVSSTFSGGLGLATSSIDSKEAETYLGTVYKVLKEKESCTTAQGCGEGSVAGEKYYPATLNMLYLLLVTGNMPNFYNMTGFEKFTPDPSKAPSIKEGDGEHLAFGDTTVGVSGLWNWGAYHDKLGIGTNMVPDSGASPLYRLDDGSVIARASMEIGPEPEWTEAAAKAGLLKYPSAGIAVSFKKDDCKATKSCGVNFKELGIQYIRVTAKTSGPIRMAILNTITDENEEKKVENAGAGSEPGIYVDNSEEFKAVTYDMTPYEYGFNGLGAGKEINILDWVSKNNAPEGAEILTCIKGLKWEVKDAKGGLGELSIKSVEFLDASKQPVDPVKLTGLEIKDNPISLYKVAMMPHFSVRANGLQIEINGAQVGNPYGVYNMQGKLVAAGMAFSSNLTVKVPTAGSYIVRIGSELNRVNVK
- a CDS encoding response regulator is translated as MIFLFFLLLGGVAYAGPQNVKVGFFAYSGYHEISLNGEKSGYDYEMYRQLSRYANLNFEFVGFNKTWNDMLVMLEKGEIDMVSPVSRTDELEERFAFSRPVGLYPDYIILRKNDTALLKEIDYAIREMDLTEPAWKNQLYRKYFGDDVLDVSVFRDREVAFLQDFRSKDKMLKVTVRNAKFPFAYIDRGVPRGILLDIFAEIALHNGLKYEFVMTYDEKKPIVVLDGSYGLEGGDDSWVFTPPYLHEQVLAGYDSLLYGMCIAVPRSFPRELASILTKGVLAVSPNVVRSKITKYAGFRMPDFAGVAIHEQSKVATAFGVIFGVLGMALVGSLVWIAFRRKLKNRQNELDMRLREANAFAVEAKEAKSKFLLNMSHDIRTPMNAIIGYTERAERHVDNRADILDALRKIRISGGYLLQLVEEVLDMAKIESGQMVLSERMVNIPSCMKELCESCEPMMRQKNISFIWEFPSIRNKFVMAYASGLRQIMYNIISNAQKFTPYGGRVVFSFEERPCQVDGYTVFDFEISDNGLGMSKEFLEHIYDEFSREQSSTQSGVMGTGLGMTIVKRLADMMGAEIDIQSEIGLGTTVHVRTQFKIATESDVDLVPAGKCETDCAALKEKRVLLVEDNAFNREIAQDLLHDNQMIVEVAENGLEAVTKVREHAPDYYDCILMDVQMPVMGGYEATRAIRKLYPGVHIPIIAISANAFEEDRQKSLAAGMDEHLTKPFIVSKVLETISSVMQKNVNVA